The following DNA comes from Kaistia sp. 32K.
TCCGCTTCGACAAGGTCGACATCGTCTTCGGCGATCGTCGCAAGAAGGCGCAGGCGCTGATCGACCAGGGCCGGACGCGCGACGAGATCCTGGCGGAAACCGGCGCCGTCCTCGGCGCGGCGGGCGTCGAGTTGACCGTCGAACGCGGCGAGATCTGCGTGCTGATGGGCCTGTCCGGCTCGGGCAAGTCGACGGTGCTGCGCGCCGTCAACGGGCTGAACGAGGTGGCGCGCGGCAAGGTTCTCGTCTCGCATGACGGCGCCGAGGTCGATGTCACACATTGCGGCGCCGACGTGCTGCGCGAGATCCGCATGCGCACCGTCTCGATGGTGTTCCAGCAATTCGGCCTGTTCCCCTGGCGCACCGTGCGCGAAAATGTCGGCTTCGGGCTGGAAATCCGCGGAATTCCGGCCGCCGAGCGCAAGCGCATCGTCGACGAGAAGCTCGCCATGGTCGGCCTGTCGCAATGGGCCGACAAGCACGCGCATCAGCTTTCCGGCGGCATGCAGCAGCGCGTCGGACTGGCGCGGGCCTTCGCCACCGATGCCGAGATCCTCCTGATGGACGAGCCGTTCTCGGCGCTCGATCCGCTGATCCGCGACAAGATGCAGGACGAGCTCCTGGACCTGCAGCGCCGCATCCAGAAGACCATCCTCTTCGTCAGCCACGACCTCGACGAGGCGATGAAGATCGGCAACAAGATCGCCATCATGGAGGCGGGCCGCATCGTCCAGTGCGGCACGGCCGAGGACATATTGCTGCGGCCGGCGACGCCCTACGTCGCCGATTTCGTCAAGCATACCAATCCCTTGAACGTACTGCGCGGTCGCTCGGTGATGACGCCGGCAGGCGCGCTTAAGCGTGGCGAGGGCACGGTGCTGCTCGACCGCGAAGGGCTCGTCCGCGTCCGCGTCGATGCCGGCGACCGCCCGGTCGGCGTCGACGTCAACGGCCGCGAGGGCAGTCTCGGCCGCGTCAACGGCAATGCCGCCGCCTTCGACACGCCCTGCGACCTGATCGTCGCCCCGGTCGATTTGAAGCTCGCGACCGCGATCGCGCTGAAGCGGAGAACCGAGCATCCGATCGTCTTCGTCGACGCGGACGGACGTCTCGCCGGCCTCTGCGGCGACGACGAGATCTATTCGAGCCTGCTCCGCCGAACGGCCTAAGAGTCAGACAACTCTGACGATTTCGTCCTGGATCGGCGTCGTGACGGTGGGGCCTTCCGCCGGATCGAGGAAGACATTGATCTCGAGCCGGACGCCGAACTCGGGCAAATAGATGCCGGGCTCGATGGAAAATCCGGTGCGCGGCAGGATCCGGCGGGTGTCGTGGGTTTCGAGGTTGTCGAGATTGACGCCGAGCCCGTGCAGCCGCTTGCCCGGACCCATGCTGTGGCCGGTGCGGTGGTGGAAATTGTCGCCGTAGCCGGCCGCCGCGATGAGGCCGCGCGCCACGTCGTCGACCTGCCAGCCTTCCAGCACTTCGCCGGATTGCCAAGCTTTCTCAATCGCTTGCAGCGCCGCGTCGCGGGCGCGGCGGACGATGTCGAAGATTTCCTGGAGCCTCGGCGGGATCGTCGCGCCGGCATAGGCGCCCCAGGCAATGTCGGAATAGACGTTGCGCTCGCCGGGATAGCGGGCCCAGAAATCGATCAACAGCCAGTCGCCGGCGCCGATAAGGGCGGAACCCTCCGGCTTCGGCTCGTAGGAGACGATGCCGGAATGGCCGTTCACCTGCACGACCGGCTGGCCTTCGGTCTCCAGACCGAGGCGGTCGAACTCGGAGAAGATGAACTGCTGCAGCTCGAATTCCGTTAGCGGTTTGTTAACCCTGATGGCCGTTTTCACGCGATCGAAGGCGGCATCCTTGATGCCGGCGACGACGACGCAGGCGCGCTTGTGGCTTTCAATCGCGAAGTCGTCCCAGGCGGCGGCCGAGACCTGGAACAGGTCGGCCGAGGAGGCGATGGCGTAGCCCCAGCTCCGGAGCAGCTCGACCGTGCCGGCATCCGCCCAGGAGACGGTCGGCACGCCGCCCTCTTCCGAATATTCGAGCGCGAGCCGCTGCCCCGGTCCGAGCAACTCGCGGAGCATCGCCCGCATCTCGACCCAGCCGCGATAGATCCGCTTGTCGAGTTCGACGTCGTGGAAGAAGAACTGGTCGACGGTATGGATCAGCAGCACGGGCGGGCCGGAACGCGGCACGACCAGGAAGGCGCGTCGGGTGGGATTCCGGACGACGCCGAGGATGTGCCAGAGCAGCGGGTTGCTGCCGCGATAGTCGACCAGCAGCCAGGCATCGATGCCCTCGGCCTGCATGAAGCGCTGGGCGGTGTCGAGATCGAACATGGTGGTCTTTCCACGAAGGGACGTTTTCTTCACCTCTCCCATGGGGAGAGGTCGACGCACAACGTGCGGCGGGTGAGGGGTTCAGGCTTCTCCGGCGAGGTCTCAACCCCTCACCCGGCCCTGCGGGCCGACCTCTCCCCATGGGAGAGGTATATAAGCCCCCTACCCGCGCCGATACTTCTTCCCCGGATGGTCGTCGCGGAGCTGCTTCTGGCCGGCGCCGAGGAGGTTTTCGCGGAACGTCGTGCCCTCATAGGCCGGACGCAGCAGGCCGCGCCGGCGGAGTTCCGGCACGACGTATTTCACCGTGTCGACGAAAGTGCCGGGACGGATCGCATAGGTGATGTTGAAGCCGTCGAGATCGGCGATCTCGACCCAGCGCTGCATCTCGTCGGCAACCGTCGCGCCGGAGCCGACGAATTTCGGCCCCATGCCGCCGACGCCCATGTAGTGGGCGATGTCGCGCAGCGTCCAGACGACGTCCGGATCGGCGTCGGCGAAGAGATGGCGGGCGAAATGCGCCGCGTTCGGATTGATCTCGGTCAGCGGCTGGTCGGGATCGAATTTCGAAACGTCGAGACCGAGCGGCCCGGCGAACTGCACCATGGCGCCCTCATAGTCGGCATAGGAGAGCAGTTCGGCATATTTCTCGTCCGCCTCGCCGTCCGTCGCGCCGGCGACGATGGTAGTGACGG
Coding sequences within:
- the choV gene encoding choline ABC transporter ATP-binding protein gives rise to the protein MPAIRFDKVDIVFGDRRKKAQALIDQGRTRDEILAETGAVLGAAGVELTVERGEICVLMGLSGSGKSTVLRAVNGLNEVARGKVLVSHDGAEVDVTHCGADVLREIRMRTVSMVFQQFGLFPWRTVRENVGFGLEIRGIPAAERKRIVDEKLAMVGLSQWADKHAHQLSGGMQQRVGLARAFATDAEILLMDEPFSALDPLIRDKMQDELLDLQRRIQKTILFVSHDLDEAMKIGNKIAIMEAGRIVQCGTAEDILLRPATPYVADFVKHTNPLNVLRGRSVMTPAGALKRGEGTVLLDREGLVRVRVDAGDRPVGVDVNGREGSLGRVNGNAAAFDTPCDLIVAPVDLKLATAIALKRRTEHPIVFVDADGRLAGLCGDDEIYSSLLRRTA
- a CDS encoding Xaa-Pro peptidase family protein, with protein sequence MFDLDTAQRFMQAEGIDAWLLVDYRGSNPLLWHILGVVRNPTRRAFLVVPRSGPPVLLIHTVDQFFFHDVELDKRIYRGWVEMRAMLRELLGPGQRLALEYSEEGGVPTVSWADAGTVELLRSWGYAIASSADLFQVSAAAWDDFAIESHKRACVVVAGIKDAAFDRVKTAIRVNKPLTEFELQQFIFSEFDRLGLETEGQPVVQVNGHSGIVSYEPKPEGSALIGAGDWLLIDFWARYPGERNVYSDIAWGAYAGATIPPRLQEIFDIVRRARDAALQAIEKAWQSGEVLEGWQVDDVARGLIAAAGYGDNFHHRTGHSMGPGKRLHGLGVNLDNLETHDTRRILPRTGFSIEPGIYLPEFGVRLEINVFLDPAEGPTVTTPIQDEIVRVV